One window of the Oncorhynchus gorbuscha isolate QuinsamMale2020 ecotype Even-year linkage group LG17, OgorEven_v1.0, whole genome shotgun sequence genome contains the following:
- the dio2 gene encoding type II iodothyronine deiodinase gives MGAGSVDLLVTLQILPGFFSNCLFLALYDSVVLVKRLVSLLSCSGSGGGEWQRMLTSAGLRSIWNSFLLDAYKQVKLGFEAPNSKVVKVPGSIRRRSSLTSTTGPHPWDECRLLDFESSDRPLVVNFGSATUPPFISHLPAFRRLVEEFSDVADFLLVYIDEAHPSDGWVAPAMGPRSFEVRKHRSLEERVVAAKKLIESFSLPSQCQLVADCMDNNANVAYGVSNERVCIVQRRKIAYLGGKGPFFYNLKDVRQYLEQSYGKR, from the exons ATGGGCGCTGGCAGTGTGGACCTACTGGTCACTCTCCAGATCCTGCCCGGTTTCTTCTCCAACTGTTTGTTCCTCGCGCTCTACGACTCGGTGGTGCTGGTGAAGCGCCTAGTGTCCTTACTGAGCTGCTCGGGCAGCGGAGGGGGAGAGTGGCAGCGCATGCTGACCTCGGCAGGGCTCCGGTCCATATGGAACAGCTTCCTGCTGGATGCATATAAACAG GTTAAACTGGGTTTTGAGGCACCCAACTCCAAAGTGGTCAAGGTTCCTGGTAGCATCCGGCGGCGAAGCAGCTTGACCAGCACCACGGGCCCTCATCCCTGGGACGAGTGCCGCCTACTGGACTTCGAGTCGTCGGACCGCCCTCTTGTGGTGAATTTCGGCTCGGCCACCTGACCCCCCTTCATCAGCCACCTGCCCGCCTTCCGGCGGCTGGTGGAGGAGTTCTCAGACGTGGCTGACTTCCTGCTGGTCTACATCGACGAGGCACACCCCTCGGACGGGTGGGTGGCGCCCGCCATGGGCCCGCGCTCTTTCGAGGTCAGGAAGCAccgatcactggaggagagggtggtggCGGCCAAGAAGCTGATTGAGTCCTTCAGCCTGCCATCTCAGTGCCAGCTGGTGGCTGACTGCATGGACAACAATGCTAACGTGGCCTACGGTGTGTCCAACGAGAGGGTGTGCATTGTGCAGAGGAGGAAGATCGCCTACCTTGGAGGGAAGGGACCCTTTTTCTACAACCTGAAGGATGTGAGGCAGTATCTGGAACAGAGCTACGGCAAGAGATAG